Proteins from one bacterium genomic window:
- a CDS encoding diacylglycerol kinase family protein produces the protein MSEPFRQFKIIMNPISGAGRGLEKGASLARLLRQQGIEVEVYITRHSQDAEQEARKAQIPLIVVGGDGTINEVINGLAGREIPLAVFPMGTANVLAREFHLPRKPAGFLSLIRSGKTRLLDSGQICQQPNRRFLMVASLGLDAEVTRIMRQIRTGSIHVSSYLAPLWNALKHYHYSPFTLMIDDRVITAPVTTAVIGNVRNYGGFFSITHQAMPDDGLLDICTFPGGTRRDYFRYLLGAVLHRPSIFSDAAYYRGKKIEVIQAASPIPVELDGDFFGYTPFTCTLIPHSVPLLLPDERGR, from the coding sequence ATGTCAGAGCCATTCCGGCAATTCAAGATTATCATGAATCCCATTTCCGGTGCAGGCCGAGGGCTTGAAAAAGGCGCAAGCCTGGCCAGACTTCTCCGCCAGCAGGGGATAGAGGTGGAAGTCTATATCACCCGGCATTCTCAGGATGCGGAGCAGGAAGCACGGAAGGCTCAAATTCCTCTCATCGTGGTAGGCGGGGACGGGACGATCAATGAGGTCATAAATGGTCTGGCGGGCCGGGAAATCCCTCTGGCTGTCTTTCCCATGGGCACGGCCAATGTTCTGGCCAGAGAATTTCACCTGCCCCGAAAGCCAGCCGGTTTTCTTTCCCTGATCCGGTCGGGGAAAACCCGGCTGCTCGATAGCGGGCAGATCTGCCAGCAGCCAAACCGCCGGTTCCTGATGGTAGCCAGCCTCGGCCTGGATGCAGAGGTTACCCGGATTATGCGGCAGATACGGACCGGATCGATTCATGTTTCTTCCTACCTTGCCCCTTTGTGGAATGCTCTGAAGCATTATCACTACTCTCCCTTTACTCTTATGATCGATGATCGGGTGATCACCGCTCCGGTTACCACGGCGGTCATAGGCAATGTCCGAAACTACGGAGGGTTTTTTTCCATCACCCACCAGGCCATGCCTGATGACGGCCTGCTCGATATCTGCACTTTTCCCGGAGGCACCAGGCGGGATTACTTTCGCTACCTGCTGGGAGCTGTCCTGCACCGGCCTTCGATCTTTTCGGATGCAGCCTATTACCGAGGAAAAAAGATCGAGGTCATCCAGGCCGCCAGCCCGATTCCCGTCGAGCTGGACGGTGACTTTTTCGGCTATACCCCATTTACCTGCACCCTGATCCCGCACAGCGTCCCTTTACTCCTGCCGGATGAAAGGGGCCGATAA
- a CDS encoding 3-hydroxyacyl-CoA dehydrogenase NAD-binding domain-containing protein: MIFHHKHRGEGGTSSINQLAVLGGGMMGRGIAIALAQADLPVILWTRQEERKIQRKIEATLQQDFQAPPLGQEEKERINCNIYITSELSLIAESDLVIEAVVESLSIKKKLFNVLSHLCTPSTVLAATTATHDIDEIASKTSYPERVVGVHFFNPAYRTPVIEVACAGQTSEEALSLIKELAMIMKKEVVRVQ; this comes from the coding sequence ATGATTTTTCACCATAAGCACAGGGGAGAAGGAGGTACTTCCAGCATAAATCAGTTGGCCGTGCTGGGGGGCGGAATGATGGGGCGGGGAATAGCCATTGCCCTGGCCCAGGCTGATTTGCCGGTTATTTTATGGACCCGGCAGGAAGAGCGAAAGATCCAGCGGAAAATCGAGGCCACTTTGCAGCAGGATTTTCAGGCCCCTCCACTTGGTCAGGAGGAGAAGGAGCGGATCAACTGCAATATCTATATTACGAGCGAACTGAGTCTCATCGCCGAATCAGACCTGGTCATCGAGGCGGTTGTCGAGAGCTTAAGCATCAAGAAAAAGCTCTTTAACGTCTTAAGTCATTTGTGTACACCTTCTACCGTCCTGGCTGCCACTACTGCAACTCATGACATTGATGAAATAGCTTCAAAGACTTCCTATCCGGAGCGGGTAGTTGGAGTGCATTTTTTTAATCCGGCTTATCGAACACCCGTCATCGAGGTTGCCTGCGCAGGTCAGACTTCGGAGGAAGCCCTCTCCCTGATCAAGGAATTGGCCATGATCATGAAAAAAGAAGTGGTCAGGGTTCAGTAA
- a CDS encoding PQQ-binding-like beta-propeller repeat protein: MEDHKIRWFFAACAAASCIFIFVLAAAPGPASAAGLAGSAWPCLGHEGRRTGQSPYSGAQTNSLLWSYQTGSGVSSSPAIGADGTVYVGSNDEKLYALRSDGSLKWSYKTGGKIYSSPAIGSDGRVYFGSYDGGVYALDPNGSLRWKYGTGSAIHSSPAIGADGTVYIGSDDYRVYAFDPNGSLKWSYQNGNNIWDAPAIGVDGSIYIGGNDGRLYALNPNGTLKWSYQTGDGIFSSPAIGADGSIYIGSNDGRLYALNPNGTLKWSHQTGGYISSSPAIGSDGTIYVGSGDTNIYAFTPAGNLKWSYQTGGGVFDLPAIGADGTVYFGCGDAIIYALNPNGSLKWSYQTGGRVYSSPAIGDDGTVYIGSGDGKLYAFGVRASESLAKSAWPCRGHDARHTGRSPYLGAQTNSLKWSYQIGAQVGSPAIDTKGTIYVGSEQDKVYALDPNGSLKWSYPAGYTSSTPAIGADGTIYIGSIRYDRIYALDPDGSLKWSYRTGDSIFSSPALGDDGTVYVASEQDKVYALDPNGSLKWSCQTGDYIYSSPALGNDGTLYVGSNNGKVYALDPNGSLKWSYQAGNYVGSSPAVGDDGTIYVGSWDGRLYALSSNGSLKWSYLTGGGINSSPAIGADGTIYVGSYDNKVYALHPNGSLKWSYRTGGCVHSSPALGADGTVYVGSYDNKVYALNPNGSLKWSYQTGGRIESSPAIGVDGTVYVGSDDGKLYAFGSVSASLPVVEFTASPASGAAPLSVVFNTTNSGGSVSSWLWNFGDGASSSQMNPSHTYTAAGTYTVSLTATGPGGSNTKTRPSCITVYGPPVVEFTASPASGASPLAVTFSATNSGGPVNSWLWNFGDGASSSQMNPSHTYTSDGTYTVSLTATGPGGKSTKTRPSCITVYGPPVIDFSVTPASGAVPLAVTVKALNTGGPVESLLWDYGDGTTFNQTSTTDTTAEMTSIYTYTSPGTYTITLTASGPGGKAIKTKAGCITVFSLTGTWVNLSHSRLIKRWLLYGVLRVSNTEDKNIGSFDIAFYLSENGTDLGTLLGKTSIKRGLSAGMSKSVPFSHVSRTSLSGKYIIAVVNGETKVAKQIQ; encoded by the coding sequence ATGGAAGATCATAAGATCAGGTGGTTTTTCGCGGCTTGTGCGGCAGCATCGTGTATCTTTATCTTTGTGCTGGCAGCAGCGCCCGGCCCTGCATCAGCAGCGGGGCTGGCTGGCAGTGCCTGGCCGTGTCTGGGGCATGAGGGAAGGCGCACCGGCCAAAGCCCGTATTCTGGAGCGCAAACCAATTCTTTGCTCTGGAGCTACCAGACCGGGAGCGGGGTTTCCTCCTCACCGGCCATAGGCGCTGACGGTACGGTCTACGTCGGAAGTAACGATGAAAAGCTGTATGCTCTCAGGTCCGACGGCAGCCTGAAGTGGAGCTATAAAACCGGAGGAAAGATTTACTCCTCCCCGGCCATAGGATCGGATGGCAGGGTCTATTTCGGAAGTTACGATGGCGGGGTCTATGCCCTTGATCCGAATGGCAGTTTGAGGTGGAAATATGGAACGGGGAGCGCTATTCATTCTTCACCGGCGATAGGAGCGGATGGCACGGTTTATATCGGAAGTGACGATTACCGGGTTTACGCCTTCGATCCCAACGGCAGCCTGAAATGGAGTTATCAAAACGGGAACAATATCTGGGACGCACCGGCCATAGGAGTTGATGGCTCGATCTATATCGGAGGTAACGACGGCAGGCTCTATGCGCTGAATCCGAATGGCACCCTGAAATGGAGCTACCAGACCGGGGACGGGATATTCTCCTCACCGGCCATAGGTGCTGACGGCTCGATCTATATCGGAAGCAATGATGGCAGGCTCTACGCCCTGAATCCCAATGGCACCCTGAAATGGAGCCACCAGACCGGAGGGTATATCTCCTCCTCACCGGCCATAGGATCGGATGGCACAATCTATGTCGGGAGCGGGGACACGAATATCTATGCCTTTACCCCGGCGGGCAACCTGAAATGGAGTTACCAGACCGGGGGCGGGGTCTTCGACCTGCCAGCCATAGGCGCGGACGGTACAGTCTATTTCGGATGTGGCGATGCCATTATTTATGCCCTTAACCCCAACGGCAGCCTGAAATGGAGCTATCAAACGGGAGGCAGGGTCTATTCCTCACCGGCCATAGGAGATGATGGCACGGTCTATATCGGAAGCGGCGATGGCAAACTGTATGCCTTTGGTGTCAGGGCAAGTGAAAGTCTGGCCAAAAGTGCCTGGCCATGCCGGGGGCACGATGCCAGGCACACCGGCCGCAGCCCTTACCTTGGGGCGCAAACCAATTCCCTCAAGTGGAGCTACCAGATCGGTGCTCAGGTTGGTTCACCAGCCATAGATACCAAGGGAACGATCTATGTTGGAAGCGAGCAGGATAAGGTCTATGCCCTCGATCCCAATGGCAGCCTGAAGTGGAGTTATCCAGCCGGGTATACCTCTTCCACACCGGCTATCGGAGCAGATGGCACAATCTATATCGGAAGCATAAGATATGACAGGATCTATGCCCTTGATCCCGATGGCAGCCTGAAGTGGAGCTATCGAACCGGAGACAGTATATTTTCCTCACCAGCATTAGGGGATGACGGCACGGTCTACGTTGCAAGTGAGCAGGACAAAGTCTATGCCCTCGATCCCAATGGCAGTCTGAAATGGAGCTGCCAAACAGGGGATTATATTTACTCCTCACCGGCATTAGGAAATGACGGCACTCTGTATGTCGGAAGTAATAACGGCAAGGTCTATGCCCTCGATCCCAATGGCAGCCTGAAGTGGAGCTACCAGGCCGGTAACTATGTCGGTTCCTCCCCGGCTGTCGGGGATGATGGCACCATTTATGTGGGAAGCTGGGATGGCAGGCTCTATGCCCTGAGCTCCAATGGCAGCCTGAAGTGGAGTTACCTGACCGGTGGCGGAATCAATTCCTCACCGGCCATAGGAGCGGATGGCACGATTTACGTTGGAAGTTATGACAACAAGGTCTATGCCCTGCATCCCAATGGCAGTCTGAAGTGGAGTTACCGGACAGGCGGGTGTGTCCACTCCTCCCCCGCTTTGGGTGCGGATGGAACGGTCTATGTTGGAAGTTATGACAACAAAGTCTATGCTCTGAATCCCAATGGCAGCCTGAAGTGGAGTTACCAGACAGGAGGCCGGATTGAATCCTCCCCCGCTATAGGAGTGGATGGCACAGTCTATGTCGGGAGCGATGACGGCAAGCTCTATGCCTTTGGTTCTGTTTCCGCTTCTCTTCCGGTGGTTGAATTTACCGCTTCACCGGCGAGCGGAGCAGCGCCACTGAGCGTAGTCTTCAACACCACGAACAGTGGAGGGTCAGTAAGTAGCTGGCTGTGGAACTTTGGCGATGGAGCAAGCAGCAGCCAGATGAATCCCAGCCATACCTACACCGCAGCGGGGACCTATACCGTGAGCCTTACGGCAACAGGGCCGGGAGGAAGCAATACCAAAACCAGACCTTCCTGCATCACGGTGTATGGGCCGCCGGTGGTTGAATTTACCGCTTCACCTGCAAGCGGAGCATCCCCACTTGCCGTGACCTTCAGCGCCACGAACAGCGGAGGGCCGGTGAATAGCTGGCTGTGGAACTTTGGCGATGGAGCAAGCAGCAGCCAGATGAATCCCAGCCACACTTATACCTCAGATGGGACCTACACCGTGAGCCTTACGGCAACAGGCCCCGGCGGGAAGAGTACCAAAACCAGACCTTCCTGCATCACGGTGTATGGGCCGCCGGTGATAGATTTTTCTGTAACACCGGCAAGTGGAGCCGTACCGCTTGCAGTTACCGTGAAAGCCCTGAATACGGGAGGACCGGTAGAGAGCCTGCTCTGGGATTATGGCGACGGAACGACATTTAATCAGACGAGTACCACAGACACCACAGCCGAAATGACCTCGATCTACACCTATACCTCGCCGGGAACCTATACAATCACTCTTACCGCAAGTGGCCCTGGAGGGAAGGCCATTAAAACCAAAGCTGGCTGCATCACCGTGTTTTCTCTTACAGGAACCTGGGTAAACCTTTCTCATTCTCGTCTTATCAAAAGATGGCTGTTGTACGGAGTGCTCAGGGTAAGCAATACTGAGGACAAAAACATCGGCAGTTTTGATATAGCCTTTTACCTTTCCGAGAATGGAACGGATCTGGGGACACTTCTTGGCAAGACTTCCATCAAAAGAGGCTTAAGTGCTGGCATGAGTAAATCGGTTCCGTTTTCTCATGTGTCCCGGACATCCCTGTCCGGAAAGTATATTATTGCAGTAGTGAATGGAGAAACCAAGGTGGCAAAGCAGATTCAGTAG